A genomic region of Caldisericia bacterium contains the following coding sequences:
- a CDS encoding SDR family oxidoreductase, which produces KLYKLEGEFIKAGIEYMWRLPFTRLGDPDEVARIVLVLASDFSTYVNGTLVVVDGGFLSA; this is translated from the coding sequence GAAACTCTACAAGCTTGAAGGAGAGTTTATAAAGGCAGGAATAGAATACATGTGGCGACTTCCATTTACGAGACTTGGAGACCCAGATGAGGTGGCGAGGATTGTCCTTGTTCTTGCGAGCGACTTTTCCACATATGTCAACGGTACCCTTGTTGTAGTTGACGGAGGCTTCCTCTCCGCATAA